In Candidatus Micrarchaeia archaeon, the sequence CTGTGTTGGAAGGTGCGACGTTTTTCTGCGCCGTGGTTTGCGCCCAGTATGCGAGCGCGGAGGCGAAAATCCCCAAATAGAGTACGGCGAGAAGGGGCTCAAGAGAGTAAGTTGTTGGAAGCCCGCCTGCGAATGGGAGCGCAATCCAGCTCAATACTGCGGCTGTGAGCATCTGCACAAGCACGAAAGAATTTGAGTCGCATTCCGAGCTTCTGGAGAGCAGGAGTATGTGCGCCGCGAAACCAACCGCGCACAGGAGCGTGAGCATTTCCCCGATGCCGAGCGAGAAGGAGGCGCCGGTGAGCAGCCAGAGGCCGAGCAGAGAGAGCAGGACGCAGGCAGCGATTTTCAGGCCCGGGGTCTTCCTTTTCAGGAGCGCCGCTCCGACCGGAACAAAGACTATGTACAGGCCGGTTATGAACGCGCTTGTCGCAGGGGAAATCGGTATCTGGCCGTAGGTTTGGGTCGCGAAGCTGAAGAAAAGTATCGCGCCCGCGGCAACTCCAAGCGTGATTTCCTTTTTGGTTAGCCGGCGCCGCGCTAGAAAAACCGGCAGCGCGAGAACCAACGATGCGATTGTGAACCTGAACGCCATTATCGGAAACGTCTCGTAGGCTGAAAGCGCGTATTTTACTGCTGGAAAGGAGAGCCCCCACATCAGCGCCGCACCCAGCAGCAAGGCTACGTCCTTTTTGTCATTCATGCATGTCCTTTCACCGCAGGAGTTAAAAATCCGGCCAGCCTGCGGCCGCATGCCCCACATCACATTTTAAAATCGTTTGATGCCCATATAGGTTAGCGACTTCTAGTTTCGGGATCGTGAGCCAACCTGGTATGCTGCAAGCTTCGGGAGTTTGTTATGCCGGTTCAAAGCAGTTTTCGGTTCGGAGTTCCCAGTTTCGTGCGGGAAACTGGAGACGGAAAACCGTAAACCCTGAAAATCCGGCCGGTCCCAAAATTTTTATCTTCCCAGTCTTATTTATAAACGGGTTTTGCGAAACCACATTATGAGCGGGGAAAAAACAGGGAAAGTCCGCACTGTTAAGATAACCGTGCAGGTTACCAGCGTCCAGATTTCTAATGGCGAGTTTCAGGAACGCGTGAAGATGCTGCTGGACAAGAACCGCGAGATGATAAGGTATCTCGCGAAAAAGTAGGGGTTCGCATGCTGGGCAGCAACGGGGTTCAGGTTTTCAAGACCAACGAAGGGCTCATCCTCCCGACCAAACAGAGCCTGATGGAGCTCTACAGGATGCTCACTGAGTACACGCGCGAATTCGCGAACACGGACGTGATGCACTACGGGCTCAGGTACGAGGGCATACTCACCATGTTGGAGAGCAGGCTCCAGGGCAAGAGATACGTGAAAGGCCCGCTCGAGAACGCGCTTTCGGTTTCAGAGGAGCTTGCGTTCAGGATAATGTGCGAGCACCCCTTCACTGACGGGAACAAGAGGACCGCGCTCATAAGCGCGTTCTTCTTTCTCATCATGAATTTGGATTACGTGAACAGGAATACGGGGAAGAGATACGCGTTCCTGCCGAGCGCGGGGAATTTCGACCTCGGCGCGCAGATGGAAAGGGCGAAGCAGATGGAGCTCCTCGCGGCATGGAATGATCAGAGGAGAACCCGGGAGCTGTACGAATTCCTCACTGGAAACGGGATAAGGGTGAGGAGCAAGAACAGGATAACCGAGGACCACATACGCCAATATTTGCGCAAATTCCTCAAGGAACTCGTAGTGGAGAACTAAGCGGGGGCGCGCATGGCTCGAACTCATTTGGTCTTCAGACCAAGGTCTCCCAGGGTGCCTGCTTTGTGCCGTGAAATTCAGCATAATCGCTTATTTTTCGAAAACCCAGTTTGAGATAGACCCCTTCAACATTCTTAGATGCAGTGAATCTAAAATATTTTTTTCCAAGGATACGTGCATTTTCCAATTGCTTCCGAATTAATGATTTTCCAAATCCCGTTCCTTGGTGCTCTTTCATCACTGCAACGCTTCTAAGATAATAAACCTCGCCACGTGGCTTGTGCAATTTGGCATCTGGCAAATCCAGCTCTTTCAAAGTTCTGCAAGGTAAATTACTCGCTAACCGAGAAAAGGAAGGAGTTCACGGGCGTCATACGCGACATGGATAAATGAAGCCTAAAGTGGCACAGCAAATAGTGAATTCTGGACTGTTGGGTTAGCGTCTTGGCAATATAATAGAAATTTTTATATAGAGGTTTGTGTTAAAATCATATTATGGCAAAGAGCGATAAAAAGGAGATGACACCTAAACAACGTGAAGAACTGCTCAGTGCATTGAAAGCCCGTTTTGAGGAAAACACGAATCGCCATAAAGGCCTTGAATGGGCCGGAGTACATGCAAAGCTAGGAGCCAATGCTGAAAAACTGCGGTCGCTCAACGAAATGGAAAGGACTGGCGGCGAACCGGATGTTGTTGGCCATGATAAAAAGACGGGCGAATACATTTTTTGCGATTGTTCAGAGGAAAGCCCCAAAGGCCGCAGAAACGTCTGTTACGACCGCGAAGCGTTAGAGGCAAGGAAAGAACATAAGCCAAAAGATAGCGCCATTGACATGGCAGCGGCCATGGGCATCGAGATTTTGACGGAAGAGCAATACCGGGAGCTGCAGAAACTTGGAAATTTCGATACGAAAACATCGAGTTGGGTGAAGACACCTGCCGAGATTAGAAAACTGGGCGGCGCACTCTTTTGTGATCGCCGTTACGGCAATGTCTTCGTGTATCACAATGGTGCAGAATCTTACTATGGCGTTAGGGGATTTCGCGGCTCGCTAAGGGTCTAAATTTGGACTTTGAATTTTGCTCCTGTTTTTTCATCAAATAGGCTACAGTTCGACCAACTTCATAGGTTGGATTCGGGCTGCTGCCCGAATTCCCGCAAATTTATGCTGAAATTTACGGTCGGTCAGGCAGACGAAAGTGTATCAGTCCGCACGCTAGGCTCGCACAGCTTAGCCTGAGCTACGAGGTTCAAAGACACACAGTGCATTTCCTTAGGAAATGAGGTGCCAATTTATTACACGATTTCGAGTCGGTAGAAATTAAAGTATTGACTTCACTTTCAATAACTACTGGTGACAAAGATGAAAAAACTCACAAAAAAAGAGGAAAACGTAATCATAGGAAAAGGTACCGAATCCCCATTTAGTGGAGAGTACAACGATTTTTTCAAGGTAGGGGTCTATGTATGCAGGCGTTGCGGCGCGCTACTCTATCGTTCAGCCGACAAGTTCAAATCAGATTGCGGCTGGCCTAGTTTTGATGATGCAATCCCAGGCGCAGTAAAAAGACTGCGCGATGCAGACGGAGCACGAACAGAAATACTGTGCAGCACCTGTGGCGGCCATCTTGGCCATGTTTTTGAAGGGGAAAAACTCACTTCAAAGAACACCCGTTATTGTGTCAATTCTTTATCAATGAAATTCATTCCAGAAGGAAAAATGAAATTCGAACAAATAGTGGTCGGCGCAGGCTGTTTCTGGTGTACTGAAGCTGTTTTTTCCATGGTGAAAGGCGTTATTTCGCTGACGCCTGGATATGCAGGTGGCACGACAGCCAATCCAACCTACGAACAAGTCTGCACGGGTAAAACTGGCCATGCCGAAGTGTTACGTATCACCTATAATAAAAAGAGCGT encodes:
- a CDS encoding DMT family transporter; the protein is MNDKKDVALLLGAALMWGLSFPAVKYALSAYETFPIMAFRFTIASLVLALPVFLARRRLTKKEITLGVAAGAILFFSFATQTYGQIPISPATSAFITGLYIVFVPVGAALLKRKTPGLKIAACVLLSLLGLWLLTGASFSLGIGEMLTLLCAVGFAAHILLLSRSSECDSNSFVLVQMLTAAVLSWIALPFAGGLPTTYSLEPLLAVLYLGIFASALAYWAQTTAQKNVAPSNTALIFICEPVFAAITSVILFNEYLSSVQLVGGGLILFAMYLSQR
- a CDS encoding Fic family protein; protein product: MLGSNGVQVFKTNEGLILPTKQSLMELYRMLTEYTREFANTDVMHYGLRYEGILTMLESRLQGKRYVKGPLENALSVSEELAFRIMCEHPFTDGNKRTALISAFFFLIMNLDYVNRNTGKRYAFLPSAGNFDLGAQMERAKQMELLAAWNDQRRTRELYEFLTGNGIRVRSKNRITEDHIRQYLRKFLKELVVEN
- a CDS encoding GNAT family N-acetyltransferase; its protein translation is MKELDLPDAKLHKPRGEVYYLRSVAVMKEHQGTGFGKSLIRKQLENARILGKKYFRFTASKNVEGVYLKLGFRKISDYAEFHGTKQAPWETLV
- a CDS encoding DUF4256 domain-containing protein, which gives rise to MAKSDKKEMTPKQREELLSALKARFEENTNRHKGLEWAGVHAKLGANAEKLRSLNEMERTGGEPDVVGHDKKTGEYIFCDCSEESPKGRRNVCYDREALEARKEHKPKDSAIDMAAAMGIEILTEEQYRELQKLGNFDTKTSSWVKTPAEIRKLGGALFCDRRYGNVFVYHNGAESYYGVRGFRGSLRV
- a CDS encoding bifunctional methionine sulfoxide reductase B/A protein codes for the protein MKKLTKKEENVIIGKGTESPFSGEYNDFFKVGVYVCRRCGALLYRSADKFKSDCGWPSFDDAIPGAVKRLRDADGARTEILCSTCGGHLGHVFEGEKLTSKNTRYCVNSLSMKFIPEGKMKFEQIVVGAGCFWCTEAVFSMVKGVISLTPGYAGGTTANPTYEQVCTGKTGHAEVLRITYNKKSVSIEKLLDSFFTMHDPTSLNKQGSDIGTQYHSIILYSTLQQKKAVDKFVNKIKGTYTQPIVTEVKKLTTFYPAEDYHKDYFHKNPHNPYCALVIAPKLNKVREKLRLFP